TCTAAGATATTATCACGGAGTCCCTACATGTTTGCAGGATTGTTTACAATCGCATTATGGAGCAGTCTGGCTGTGCTTAGTGCCCAGCTCAGCCAGATACCTAGTTTTCAATTGACGGGCTTAACCTTATCGATGGGAGGCTTGTTGTCCCTCCCCTGGCATTCAGAGTGGCAGTTCAAGCCAGCGTTTATCGCTCTCGGAATCTATGGATTGTTTGGCTATCATTTTTTTCTTTTTTCCAGTTTCAAGCTGGCTCCCATTGTGGAAGCGAATGTGATTCAGTACTTATGGCCGTTGCTCATCGTCTTACTGAGTCCTATAATCGCTCACTCACAGATTGGGCTGCGTCATATATTAGGCGGCACCTTTGGATTTTTCGGAGTGGTGTTGATGCTAATGGAGCGGCTTCACGATCCATCGGGTATGATCTGGGGTTACGTTTTAGCATTCGCTGCCGCCATGATTTGGTCCAGCTATTCCCTGCTGGTGAAACGAGTGGGACGAATCAATTCGGCAACCGTGGGTTTGTGCTGCTTGATTTCTGGTTTGCTGGCCTTGGTTCTTTCACTGGCTACCGAAGTACCCTATAACCCCAATGAGACGGAATGGCTTTACTTGATTCTTGCCGGATTTGGCCCGTTGGGCTTAAGTTTCTATACTTGGAATATTGCGATCAAACAAATCGAACCCA
This is a stretch of genomic DNA from Pseudobacteriovorax antillogorgiicola. It encodes these proteins:
- a CDS encoding DMT family transporter; the protein is MFAGLFTIALWSSLAVLSAQLSQIPSFQLTGLTLSMGGLLSLPWHSEWQFKPAFIALGIYGLFGYHFFLFSSFKLAPIVEANVIQYLWPLLIVLLSPIIAHSQIGLRHILGGTFGFFGVVLMLMERLHDPSGMIWGYVLAFAAAMIWSSYSLLVKRVGRINSATVGLCCLISGLLALVLSLATEVPYNPNETEWLYLILAGFGPLGLSFYTWNIAIKQIEPKILGGLSYLTPLLSTLWLVLLTDDCLSAMQLLASCFIVGGSILSSMKIKTGEESWAHQLLRAIAKWRHQGTPP